The following is a genomic window from Benincasa hispida cultivar B227 chromosome 7, ASM972705v1, whole genome shotgun sequence.
AAAGCattgtctcgtttttctctatatattgcttcaataggctctctagagaagaagattgcgttggttgttgtgagctgcTTGTTTGGTTGCTCTATTGACTGTTATTGcgttggaagaatcctggtggcccttctttttgtgccacagattgaaaattttgttgttgattcttccaggcaaaattggggtggtttctccacccggggttgtaagtgtttgaaaaggggttattctttacaaaatatacgtactgtggattttgcgggcaatcttccatcgtaTGCCTATCACCGCAAGTCACGCACCTTACGGTGTTTTGAtttattgcgttgatttgcccaccttacGGTGTTAGGCTactgatcgccattccttgaatcaaattcatcattgcggtcatttggttttgtaatgaaacaatggcaccgttatttgcatccgaatctttaagtctcaatctctagtcactctccctccagtcttcatggttcttggagatgcggtccaAAATATTCTCCGCCTCatcgtaagttttgtcaagcagatcACCAGCTGccgccgcattggcagcggtctgcgaagcaggattcaaaccatgatagaaaatttccatttgcaggCAGTCTGACAgtccattatgcggacaatgccgaaccaaccttttaaacctcgcccaagcatcgctgagcgattcgtccatctcttgttcaaaattaataataagctttcttcgtcttgcgttctcggtaggtggaaaatagttcttcataaacttctccaccacctgctcccaagaagtaatctttCCTGattcgagcgaataagcccatttcctagcctgatcatagagagaaaataggaacaacattagtcgaacttcctcagcaaagatgttcgggaacacaaaagtattgcagatttcaataaaacttcggaggtgggcgtgtggatcctcgccacgccttcctccgaattgacctgcagcctggatcatctgcaacatcaccggtttcatttaaAATCTACTTCCGttgagggcaggcctcatgattcctagagagaaatcatagaggtttggcaatgCGTAGTCCCTAATGagcctattgcgatcatttgccaacagaatcagatttgccatgacattgttgttgtttggtgctctatttccaggctgctccaccatctcttctttgtcggattgtggttgttgttggtggtctcttaatctccttcgaaatgttctctcaatctccgggtcgtagttcgatagagattgagagttctgcaaagaaatcacaaaaattatcgttaacaactattttgccgaagtcctcggcaacgacgtcaaaaacttgatgcgttattttattgaatggaaatatggatgatatgcgttgatggattgcgttgtgcactcaagtttccccagcggaattcaagtgtaaattcccctgagtttcctgataagtTCAGGATCGAAACATAGGGACATGTGAAAATAGTTACGTTGGTAATATTTATgaagactttgtggtaaccaagtaaataataagttttgggtgtgttgttgcgttgatgaaaaagaagtaaataaaggcagcggatttgagaaagatagtttcgtcgatagatgcaatgagtatgtgatgaacgggttgagaaggtcttttaaCTAgcattactcgggaatgcgtcaaactttgtgatcatgttacaaccatgcacatcaagtcatttcccaatgttagtgcgatgctcctaagtctaggacgcatgtgttgaatgcaaatgtccatagagcttatccctgagtctctactcttgtcctatgcgttgatgcaaaatgcatgtaagcaaggtgaccgtatacaatcataccttattactaagatgcatgtgatgcatgaataacaaatagtgctcattcctaagtgcctatctcccgtttatgcgttctaatctggttcttccaaacctagattcttacctgacctttccaagtctagatcctgtctttagactaccctcctgagtatctttaatagacgaatgaagcatacataaacaagataatcgcaaagatgaagattccttcgttatgctagctaactacttctcaacccattcaactaagtTAGCTACTGATGCATAAACAACAgggagtgaatagatatagagaaagatattccattcttataattgagttgagtacaaaatgacaatagaaagtaaaggtagagagcctggtaacaattccttgctgaccgagacTTTTTACACTgtatctctattctgatctacaaatattCCCGCTTCCgtaggcgtcggccctctccctgtcttgaagcttccggtgcTTTTCCAAGCTTgccggaacgatctaccggcacaccttcttcctcgtgTCCGccttaaatgaaataaaactatggaagaggcgtgaacttgtaaagtgatgaagtaatcgactgcttaaccccttatctgaagaatgcacttaggatttatagagtttccatggtgaaaggtgatttctctctcctggttgtacagatgggacaactttaattcctcaCTGCCGTTAGCTTTCtttcccatcgatcttaattattctttcacccagatgcgctcaCCATGTTACGTCGACCAAGTTGCGGtaattcttcttgggcgaatgtttgcgtgcacgatcaacgcaaagtcttgcggtgaagttgtgctcgactaatatattcctatgatcgcaatctctgcattgcgttaacgcatattctgcacaaaaatataaagataaactgctctaatgcgttggacgcatgtgaccgcaatattatagaatttatgctcaatggacgcaatttaacatatttcatcaatgcaatccaacattgtttaagaacttagtactatgataacgtgcatttctgcctgttatcactatccacctgatcttaccccttaaatgggaggcttattgggccagcgataatgagttgCCTTCACCAATGCAGATCTAAgaataatttcgagtgaacaggagttcatagttagctcaggattaagattaagttaccttggtcatcaattaacgaaatggtcagttttatacataaaacaacatttagaacgtaaaaagtgactatttcatggtttagtcttatgtaaactctttatatagtatACCTCCACTTTCATATCTCCACAAGAAagatttaggatcacattgtttatactaactacaaaatgggccgcatccatagtgtctccggaataaggcgtccaaccttattcatatactatagaccattttggctatatatttgaacttgatccacattttatgtcactacataaattcaaactacattaaatagcctcgaaccttagtttattggattcaagattataatttcaataacaattttatcgaaaaacaaaacagaatatgtttatttatttataaactacaagttttaggacataaaatccaacaatatgGGTACAATAATGAAAATACTTATTgcagattgaaaaaaaaagtgaattaaaaatttaagaaagttCAATCGGTTTCATTTGGTAGCATCAACTGAAACCAATTGCAGAGTTTCTGATAAGATATTACTGCTTGAATCTCCTCAATTGAATCTATTTCTATTTGTACATGAGGATTCAACGCTAACTGTAGTTTCTTGGCTATTGAGCGTGAGATTGGTCCCGGAGGTAACACGAGGGCGTCCTAGTTCATATCACTTGATAGCTAAGTGGTGAACCGCTAAACTAAATCGACAGTTGGTCAGTTTGGATGGTTCAACAATAAATCAATGTGTAGTTCAATTTTGTCAAACTGAACCAATTACACCCTAGTCCAATTCCTAAAACTATTGTAAGTTTGAGGGTATAATTTTAACACTTAGGCCACGTTTACCAACCCGAAGTGAAAATTGTGTTGGGAATGTGCTAGAActtgcagttcgtgttaaacattttatttatcaataatattgacctgttgattttgcatcttattatgaaaatccaataaacatatccatggctatagtctgaatactgtaactttatgtagtgacataaacaggatcaagttgacagtatacaACTTAAatagtctaataagtatatggatgaaattggatatctcatcttggtaacaatattggatgtggcctactctgtagttgttacaagaagttgtaagtgctacaaacaatatgatccacaaatcgttcatgttgagacatgtgagtgagggcatcctatgcaatgagtttgcatatagactggaccacgaaaatagtcatttttctttatatcgactgtttacttttaaaactgactatctcatttatcaaataacctaggttaactcgatcttaatcctgagctagctatggactcctgtttgttcgagattatcttttgatctgcaaacggtgagagtagtccaacagcactactCAACAAgtttcccattttggggataagaccggatgaatagctgggaacataaccttgcaagatggaattcactcctactcgatttagggttagcagataggttgttctcttaagtactgattccaaatcttgaacaatcggggccccgccttctcatgatagagaaaggatttgattcatagagattatgaatcagaattgtttattagagggtcagtaggaacttaaggaacaagatgtattcacaggggtaaaacgttttttttgacctagctatacgaacaacctgtgaaggatcgacttactgattatggttataaagtgggacataatatatttatagtaaggggagttcaattatgggttatagtggagtgtctcatTAGTtgacgaatgagggttagatcggtctaatgaatttagccgattaatatcgaatcgttggagtccataatctgtaggtctgcaAGGTCtccctattagctcgtaaatggttaagctttagagtagcttgagagattaatttgaaacgttcaaattaaaattaaacggattaggagaatatatatctaaatatgatttaaatatatgaagatggttttgtacaaaaattaatttaatatttgatattaagttaattaatatttttttaattaatttatgaaattaattttagaaatttgatttttcaattttaaaatcaaaattgaattttgaaattggttttggttttaaagaaaaattggaaaattcaGATTACATGCACAAATGGAAATACATagttttccattatcatcttcttcatgctcacacaaaacccattttctctacttcattaactccaagcatgagctacaagccatgcaaattttttctttgcatgttcatctacaataaataaagaagaatggagTGATTTGAGTGTATGCATTCTacagaaattttagagaaaattttggcGGGAAGAAAGTGTTCTTTGGTAGtgtgctgctgtgagcttttctCTGTAATTCCGttgcttcaagctgttcttgagtcccacaactcggtctaaagctccaagaggatagtggggaagatcttgaggtggttcacggtgatctttggAGAAGACTACTGCTGtttgatcaagatcttgaagagttctacaaaggtatgatctaaaTCCCtcttagatgagcatgctttagattctcccaaaattagtaaatttgaatgcttattgatccttgttacttccacTACATGTTATTACACTCTAACAAATTAGTGTAAtcgaaatgaaatttaattgaTGGATGAATCGTAATATGCCTGACTTGCAAACATAATTGGATTGTTTTTTTTACCgtgtttacttagaattatgattTTGTCACATTTTACTTTACCgtcatcattattattactactTGACCCTAGCGATAAAGATAAAGACATAAATAAATGTGGCAAAATTTTCATACGTAACATTATCTGCAACGGTAATGGTAATGGTAAAAGTAATGGATCCCATGTAATTTTCAATTGAGCACCTTTCATTCCTTAATTAGATAACAcaatttgattacaaatttcaagaCGGGTCCCACATCTCATTACCATTAcagaaaatagataaataataaaagtaatCAACTGAGGTCCGCTTTTTACATTACCATTGATGGATTACCTTTCAACTGATATAAACGTGATTTTACATAAGTTTGAggattcaatttctaaaattaaaagtttgaggGTGAAGTTGTAATTACTACCCTACTTTAAAGAGTTATTTTTTCTCCTTCTgcacaaaaataatattcaacAGTAGAAGGGCTAAAAAATGAAACCAAAGGGCAAAAAATGAGAGAGTATAAACAAAAGTATAAGAAAACTTTTGGAATTGTCCCAAGTcttaagttcaaattcaaattttaaaaaattgaaataagtttgaattgaaaagaaaagaaaagaatataatataaattcaaaaaagAATCATTGGCTAAAATTTCCAAGCCAGATCCCGCGTAGCAAACAAGCACCGGTAATAAAAAGGCATTACAAGAGGAAACCTTCACTCAACTCTATCGCTAACCACTCACCGCCTTCTCGCATTTCTCCTCTCTCCAACAAAACAATTTTGCTCAAATTTAGGGATCTGAAAATTCGCTATGAATCGCCACAATGATCCCAATCCATTCGAGGAAGAAGAGGTCAATCCATTCTCggtaaattttttttctctctctttcgtGGCTTAATCGCAGTTTTCTATAGATCTATGCATCTCTCATTTCTTGTTTCATGCGATTTGTATTCGGCGAGTGTCGCGATCGGGTTCTGAGTTTTGAGAGGGTGAGAGTGAGGTTGTTGGATTGTTCTTTAAGCTGGATCTGAGGGAAATCTTGCTAAATTTGGTGGAATACGGTTAGCATATGGCTGCTGAGAAATATCTTGGGAGAATTATAGGAGTGGCGTGGAACTGTTGAAGGACAAAGTAGAAATTCAGGTTTGGAATTTGAAGGATACTAAAAGTAGACTTACAGTAGTAGTAGTTGTTTTGGAAATACTGAGGAAGACGATTTCGTTTCATCATTTGCGATTGAAAATGAGCGTCATTACAATCTGTGTGGAATTGTTATTTGAATATGCATAAATTGAAAGGAATTGTTTGTTGATTATTGACAATGCTCTACTCATTAGTAGTACTTTTGTATTCACCTGTAACATCATCTGATATCTGTAAGTAAGccaatcatgtttgttcttaggAGGCTTGAAATGGTAATGATATCACTTGTTGTTACATTTGCAGAAAGGTGGTGGTGCTCCTGGATCAAAGTTTCGAATCCCCCAAATGGTATCAGAAACTCTGGGCTTTGGACAGAAGCATGATGCTACAGTAGATATCCCACTGGATACGATGAATGTAATGACTATCATATTATCTCCTTCTtgcttgcattttttttttttaaattgaagaaGTAATGTTTTATTTGGTTTGTGTAGGATCCGAAGAAGAAGGAGAGAGAGCTTGCTGCTTGGGAAGCAGAACTCGCTAGGAAAGAAAAGGTTATTCTTTGATATCCATGATTTGTGTTCGTGTGAGGCTGAATGATACTACCTACTGCTTGGTCCATAACTTGACAACATATATGAATACATTTTTGTAGTTGTTCACATGCCCATTTCTTTATGCAAGTTGATTTTGTTTTATTCGATTCCATTCCGAAAAAAGACAATAAAAACAAAGATGTGATATTTCTTATTGTGTAGTGGTTTACTCACTGTTCTTATGCCTCATTTTTACCAGGAAATCAAAAAGAGGGAAGAAGCTGTTTCTAAAGGTTGTTGATGCTACAAGAAATGGCATACAATGTTGTTTGCTCTTGTTTTTATGAAGCTATTGACagtctataaccttttctataTTGCACAGCTGGTGTCCCTGCTGATGATAGAAACTGGCCTCCATTTTTCCCCATTATTCATCATGATATAGCTAATGAAATACCAGTACATGCTCAGAAGTTGCAGTACTTGGCTTTTGCTAGCTGGCTAGGTATGCAAAGTTAATtgtctctccttttttttttctttccctctctctctctctctctctctctctctccccttttatttatttactttttaatttttactaataaaaaaaatcacatctGGTGCATTGTATTTGAGACAGTAATTGATCCCCACACCCACATTTTTAGTTGTATAAACTTAATCCAAATATTTGAGTTTAAGCATTCTTCAAAGAGTTGCTTTTCTATGTGTGTATAATGCTCTTCACCTCACTCAAGTTCTTGCCTTGCCTCTCATCCTTGACATTTTCATTTCTAAGCGTGTGCCATGCAACGTAGTTATTTGAACTCTACATTTTATCCCTTGATGTTTTTGCAGGTATAGTTTTGTGCTTGGTCTTCAATGTTATTGCTATAACTGTCTGCTGGATTAGAGGCGGGGGTAATTACTTTActctcaaatttctttttttgtgcaATGGGTTACCTTAAGCTGCAACAAATGGATTTGTTGTTGACTGTTGTCACCACTTGCAGGAGTCAAAATTTTTTTCCTTGCTGTAATATATGCCATACTTGGAATTCCTCTTTCCTATGTGCTATGGTACAGGCCTCTATACCGTGCTATGAGGTGAGATCGAATGATCTTTATATTTCATTCTAATGGGTTAAGAGGCTTTCCTTTATTGGGTTACTTTCTTCCCTCGTATTCACCCAGCCGCTCTTTTCTTCTGCTCTCTCATTATATTCTTGTTATTAACTTCCTAAGATGCTACTGTTGTTTTTGCTCATTATCCTATGCTGTAGACAGTATGCTGACTGCTGATGATATTTTGTATTGCTCATGTTATTTAACTTGCAGGACAGATAGTGCCTTGAAGTTTGGTTGGTTCTTCATGTTCTACTTGGTATGAAAACTAAATACTGTagtgaatttttttctttcaagatAAGGATAGTTTTAtcccttatttttatttagtagTCATAATTATTTTTGGGTAAGAAACCTTGTTTACTAGTCATTAACTGAGTTTCCACCACCGTGCAGCTACATATCGCATTTTGCATTTTTGCTGCCATTGCACCTCCCGTCGTGTTTCATGGGCAGTCATTGACGTAAGTTTATGGCTATCATTTCAGCTTCTAATATGCTTCAACCTCAATATGTTTATGAAATGAAGTTCCATTCTTATGCCTGTTCAAGTAGCTCCTATTTTTTTCGTTGTTGTCACTTGCATTGTGCTAAATATATCCTTTAAACATTTTCAGGGGCATCTTAGCAGCAATCGACGTCTTTTCTGATCATGTCTTGGTTGGGGTAAGTTTCAAatagataaaaatatacaactaTAAATCTCGTAGACTGtctatttatttataaagaGGAACGGTGGATCTGATCAATTTTCATCATGATAGAATGGTGAACATAAAAATTGGACTGTCTTTGTTGCCTCACCCATGCATCTTTTTAGGTCCTGCTTCGTGcttaaaaattgagtttaaaCTATCTTACTTGGTCTTGGCTCTCTTGCTAGTCATTCTTTAGGCATAAGCATATGCAGCTTTCTAGGTTCCTTAGCAATGTCAATAGTGTGATTTTGTACTCGCTGATGATTTTACGCCGTTAGATCTATATGAGAGAACTTTgaaaaatgtttgaatatgcTTCTGGTGGTTATTATTAGGACTGTTACAATTACAATTAGTTACGTTTTCGTAGTATTTAGTGATTGAGTGACGTGATTGCTTTGAACTGCTGTACCAATAGAACCACATTTGAACGGAATACAAACATAAATGTAACTGAAGATCAGATTCTCCCTATTATTTGTTAGCGCTCATACTATTCCGAGTTTGACTGATATTGGGATTTTCTTTgcagatattctacctcattggATTTGGCTTTTTTTGCTTGGAATCACTTCTTAGTTTGTGGGTCCTTCAGGTAAGTCATGAATATCTCGAATTCTCGATATTCTAATTTCCTTATGATTTATCTTCTTCTTAGTCCTATTTGGTAATCAATCatcttatttttagttttcttttttggaaaattaagcTTTTACCATGGTCGTGAGGAAAATTTTCCATACTCCCACCCTTTATTGGGTGTCACATCAACATGTATTAAAGAATAGTGTGATACCCACTACATTGTGAGGTCCATTAGTATTTATGAAGGCAAATTATAACATGAACTATGATATGCTCATGTAGTACTAGAGATTTTCTTGTAGTTTTCTTGATTTATCACTCTACTTCCTAAaagcattaatttttttttttttagaaaaagagaaCACTTAATTTCGTTTCGGAATCTAGCACCATTTGGATTGACTtggaaaaaagtgtttttttttttttaaaattcatttttatttaaacacttttggtaaaaattgactaaaatatatttgaaaaattattttaggtGGTTGCCAAATACTCTAATTTCTTAccaaatgacttattttttaaattaaacacttgaaaatataaTCCAAACACATTTATAGTTTagtgtcattttttttttttgaagaaagtGGGAGGCTTATAAAAAATTGTGAGTAAGCATGtctaatttttaaagaaaaccaGAAACAAAAGGTTTTGAGAGTTCGTTATTTGATTTTTGCCTTCtgcatttttttcttctattaaaTTGCAAAAATTTGGTTATATTTTGGATCTGTTCAACGTCTTATTTTTTctccttatttatttattgtaattatttttgcagaaaatctatTTGTATTTTAGAGGAAACAAGTGATGCAAAGTGAGAGATGAAGCAACGGTTGCGATGTGGCAGCTGTTAAATCCTTGGGTTGATATTTCTTGTGGCGGGGAGTATGGTCATTGTATTCTaggattttttttcccctttttaatGAGCTGAGAGATAGATGTGGATTCTAAAGTTGATTGATTTGATATTGTTGATgtgatataaatatataattttgcgCAAATTTGGTGCTGTATTTTTGTATGGTCTATCATATCATAGATTATTTAATGTTGCTTTCTGCGTTGGATTTTggtaaaatattagaagtgtgGTTTGTTCCACAtcgattaaattgaaaaatggggATGAGCTCCAAGCATGTAAAGGAACCTATGCCTCTAGTTTCAGGTTGTCCCCGTTAAAAACACTTTAAGTTTAGTGTgttaactctaattaaattccttttgtattctctagttGGAGAGTAGAAAAAAGGTGCGAGTAGTTAAAAGTTTTGAGAGGGTGCTCTTGTAATTGGAATCACGAGTATTTAAAAGCTTTGAGAGGATGCTCTTGTAATTGGAATCACGGGAGAGAATTGTTTTGTGTGATTGTAACAAATTTTCACAAAGTGGATTTAATTCTGGTAGGTCGATTTTCTCCGAATTGGGAGTTTTTCACGTAAATTCTTGTGTTTtcagttttattgttttcttttaatttctcacaagtggtatcagagtcatGCCCCTAACTTAATCATGCTCGATAGAATTCTCGATGCTGAACAAAGATATATAGTGGGGCCATGGAAGTAGTCATGGTGTGGTCCGTGGTTGAACTCTATTGGATAGGCAGTATGTCAAGTGAAAAGGAGTTAACCTAGATTTGAGGGGAGGATtgttggaaatgcgatcaaagTCTCACATTGATTATCAAGGGAGGATCATGGGCATATAAGTGATGATGACTATCTCCATTGATATGAGGCCTTTTGGGatgaaaccaaaaacaaaaccgTGAGGAtttatgcccaaagtggacaatatcaatTGGCATACGGGTCTGTCGTGGTTTGAATCTCCCTacctctaattatatttaaaaatagttatataaataataataatgtggGGTGTATACTTGAAAATTAGTTGGGAAGAAATTTGAAAGGCATTGGTTAGTAATTAACAGAAAAGACCACATTTTGGatactttatttttctatttcaagtCACCAGAAACATAAAGTGCTAGTTATCTGGTAGTTTAGATTGTTAGTTCTTCCAAAGTCGAAGAACTAAATTCTttgattatattaataaatttaattcagaataaaacaagaaaaataagtCTAATTTTCTCTTTGTATGTTGGCtaaaactaattttcttttcagTATAAAAATTAAGCTGAATGAGATTCTGAAGAGGTTCTTCAATTGGTACCATCATTGAAGTGGTCAAGTGAACTATTTCTCACACTGCTCATTTTTCTCCCTCTCATTATTGGCACCAAAccccttaaaaatgaaaatgtcaGCATAATTTTccatgaaaattttatttcatgtttataaatatgattttttgccCTTTTAAAATGAGATTCAAACCTCAAATCTTTAGAGGTAAGAAATACATTGATCGTCATTCTCATGTAATACTTGTATACATAACAATGTCTATTCACCACTTTACTATTGAAAGTTTCTTTTTCTACCATTGATGAATTAATAACAGTCAAGATCCAATTGCAGGGGttacttttaataaattacaatctaaaatgtaaatataaatCTAAGATTGTTCGATTATATATGGTCTTCTCAAACAACCTTCTCTTCTTTTCATTGAATTTGTGGTCCAAATTTGATGGAGGACATTGAGAAACTGTACAGTTCAAAGAGCCAAAGATTGAGTAATTTGGATTTCAGAGTTTTCACCTCTTCTCCATTCTACACCTCTCACTCCTCATCCATAAACATCCAATCCACCATTGCCACGTGGCATAAAAATATCCAAAACTGAACGAGATCCACCACAAAGTTCCTCTCATCACTGTTGTCATCAACTCATCAAGAACTCCATCTTCAATCAGAAATCCAACATTTCAACTTCTCATAAGAAAAACTAGGAAATGACAGTTTTACCAATGTCCAATGTCAAAAACTCACACATAACCGCTCTTTCCAACCTAAATTTCACTAAGCAATCAGGGGTAATTGAAGAAACTTAGCAGTAAGTATATATTATAGCATTTTCCTTTTCAAGTAGTTCTCTGTTTTCTTGATCCATTCTAAATCTTTGTGTTCTAAATCTTTCCTCtgcaaggaaaaaaaagaaaggaaaagagaaggcCAAACCCATTTTATGCTTCAGAAAACCAATTTAGAGTAACCAAAGATCCAAATTTCAGACCATGGCAACAGTCTCTACAGCCAAGTCCCTAAACTACATAAATTTAGTCTTTTCATCATCAAAAACAAGCTTAGGACGTCACCAAGAACAGGTAATTTTCTTCACAACTGGAAAAAAATCCAAGAGAGGCAAAGGCAACCCAAACCCATGGCTGATAACCTGCTCAGCTGGTGACCAACAGACAGTTGTGATTGGTCTAGCAGCAGATTCAGGGTGTGGGAAAAGCACTTTCATGAGAAGGCTAACCAGTGTATTTGGAGGTGCAGCAAAGCCACCAAGAGGTGGAAATCCAGACTCCAACACACTCATAAGTGACACAACAACTGTGATATGTTTAGATGATTATCATTCACTGGATAGAACTGGAAGAAAAGAGAAGGGAGTTACTGCACTTGACCCAAGAGCCAATGATTTTGATCTCATGTATGAGCAAGTTAAGGCTCTCAAAGATGGAATTGCAGTTGAGAAGCCTATTTATAATCATGTTACAGGTCTTCTAGATCCACCTGAGCTTATTAAGCCTCCTAAGATCCTCGTCATTGAAGG
Proteins encoded in this region:
- the LOC120081425 gene encoding secretory carrier-associated membrane protein 4, giving the protein MNRHNDPNPFEEEEVNPFSKGGGAPGSKFRIPQMVSETLGFGQKHDATVDIPLDTMNDPKKKERELAAWEAELARKEKEIKKREEAVSKAGVPADDRNWPPFFPIIHHDIANEIPVHAQKLQYLAFASWLGIVLCLVFNVIAITVCWIRGGGVKIFFLAVIYAILGIPLSYVLWYRPLYRAMRTDSALKFGWFFMFYLLHIAFCIFAAIAPPVVFHGQSLTGILAAIDVFSDHVLVGIFYLIGFGFFCLESLLSLWVLQKIYLYFRGNK